A genomic segment from Variovorax paradoxus B4 encodes:
- a CDS encoding hemerythrin domain-containing protein, protein MPNSTKRAAPDACSLLDSDHRNVKKMFKAYEELTHSRAADAQQKKRELANQICTELTVHAQIEEEIFYPALREAISETDLLDEAEVEHASAKELIAQIEAATEVDDKFDAKVIVLGEYIDHHVKEERNEIFVKARAASGLDLVAMREQLAARKEELMEELTAAA, encoded by the coding sequence ATGCCCAACTCCACCAAGCGCGCAGCGCCCGATGCATGCAGCCTTCTCGATTCGGATCACCGCAACGTCAAGAAAATGTTCAAGGCGTACGAGGAACTGACCCATTCGCGTGCTGCCGATGCGCAGCAGAAGAAGCGCGAACTCGCCAACCAGATCTGCACCGAGCTGACCGTTCATGCGCAGATCGAGGAAGAGATCTTCTACCCGGCCCTGCGCGAGGCGATCAGCGAAACCGATCTTCTCGACGAAGCCGAAGTCGAGCACGCCAGCGCCAAGGAATTGATCGCGCAGATCGAAGCTGCCACCGAGGTGGACGACAAGTTCGATGCCAAGGTCATCGTGCTGGGCGAATACATCGACCACCACGTGAAGGAAGAGCGCAACGAGATCTTCGTCAAGGCACGCGCCGCCAGCGGGCTCGACCTGGTGGCCATGCGCGAGCAGCTCGCCGCGCGCAAGGAAGAGCTGATGGAAGAGCTCACCGCAGCGGCCTGA
- a CDS encoding phospholipase D family protein — MAEDFSFNPRHPVIPTAPGFRPGRASWLLLLGLALLFMGGCAGLPAGVERKPSVAIADGAATMLGRLVAAASPPGQGLSGFRLLPMPQYSLHARVELARRAQRSIDVQYYLVQNDETGRYLLRTLRDAADRGVRVRLLVDDLYTAGADPLFAGFAAHPNVEVRFFNPFPAGRDFLGTRWAASLLDFDRVHRRMHNKLFVVDNTMAVMGGRNIANEYFLRDGGSNFIDIDTLVAGTVVPRLSSLFDMYWNSPYVYPIESLVSDGGATPQQLRERFEQLTTGPDTLHPEPLDSTDLLGNNALAKDLGEGALSLVWARAEAYADAPAKALGPTDEARGLPADESTDSVLYNVRRYLRGAQQEILQTTPYLIPGRGGMETIRLVRQRGVSYTIVTNSLAATDESLVHIGYRRYRPEMLGLGVELYELSPKRVEQTKRFGIYGSASGRLHGKSAVVDRSMVFIGSMNFDPRSMLHNTEIGIFIFSPQIAQQLTSLIGFIRLDGAYQLQLGPSGGIEWVSPAAGDGADTILHVEPETDFWSRWKLELFAPLVPESLL; from the coding sequence ATGGCCGAAGACTTCTCCTTCAATCCACGACATCCCGTCATCCCGACCGCCCCCGGCTTCCGCCCGGGGCGCGCGTCCTGGCTGCTGCTGCTCGGCCTGGCCCTGCTGTTCATGGGCGGCTGCGCGGGGCTGCCGGCCGGGGTGGAGCGCAAGCCTTCGGTGGCCATTGCCGACGGCGCCGCCACCATGCTGGGCCGCCTGGTGGCGGCGGCTTCACCGCCGGGGCAGGGGCTGAGCGGTTTCCGGCTGCTGCCGATGCCGCAGTATTCGCTGCATGCGCGCGTCGAACTCGCGCGCCGCGCCCAGCGCTCGATCGATGTGCAGTACTACCTGGTGCAGAACGACGAAACCGGCCGCTACCTGCTGCGCACGCTGCGCGACGCGGCCGACCGCGGCGTGCGCGTGCGCCTGCTGGTGGACGACCTCTACACCGCGGGCGCCGATCCGCTGTTCGCGGGCTTCGCGGCGCATCCGAATGTCGAGGTGCGGTTCTTCAATCCGTTCCCGGCCGGCCGCGATTTCCTGGGCACGCGCTGGGCAGCGTCGCTGCTCGACTTCGACCGGGTGCACCGCCGCATGCACAACAAGCTGTTCGTGGTGGACAACACGATGGCGGTCATGGGCGGGCGCAACATCGCCAACGAATACTTCCTGCGCGATGGCGGCTCGAACTTCATCGACATCGACACGCTGGTGGCCGGCACGGTCGTGCCGCGGCTTTCATCGCTGTTCGACATGTACTGGAACAGCCCGTACGTCTATCCGATCGAGTCGCTGGTCTCCGATGGCGGGGCCACGCCGCAGCAGCTGCGCGAACGCTTCGAGCAATTGACCACCGGGCCGGACACGCTGCATCCCGAGCCGCTGGATTCCACCGACCTGCTGGGCAACAACGCGCTCGCCAAGGATCTGGGCGAGGGCGCGCTGTCGCTCGTCTGGGCGCGCGCCGAAGCCTATGCCGACGCGCCCGCCAAGGCACTGGGTCCCACGGACGAGGCCCGCGGACTGCCGGCTGACGAGTCGACCGACAGCGTGCTCTACAACGTGCGGCGCTACCTGCGCGGCGCCCAGCAGGAGATCCTGCAGACCACGCCCTACCTGATTCCGGGTCGCGGCGGCATGGAGACGATCCGCCTCGTGCGGCAACGGGGCGTGAGCTACACCATCGTCACCAATTCATTGGCCGCCACGGACGAATCGCTGGTGCACATTGGCTATCGCCGCTACCGGCCCGAGATGCTCGGCCTCGGTGTGGAGCTCTACGAGCTGAGCCCCAAGCGCGTCGAGCAGACGAAGCGTTTCGGCATCTACGGTTCGGCCAGCGGCCGGCTGCACGGAAAGTCGGCGGTGGTCGACCGCAGCATGGTCTTCATCGGCTCGATGAATTTCGATCCGCGCTCGATGCTGCACAACACCGAGATCGGCATATTCATCTTCAGCCCGCAGATTGCCCAGCAACTCACCAGTCTGATCGGTTTCATCCGGCTCGACGGCGCGTACCAGCTGCAGCTGGGTCCGAGCGGCGGCATCGAATGGGTGAGCCCGGCCGCGGGCGACGGCGCCGACACCATCCTGCACGTGGAGCCGGAAACGGATTTCTGGTCGCGCTGGAAGCTGGAGCTTTTTGCGCCGCTGGTGCCCGAGAGCCTTTTGTAG
- a CDS encoding murein hydrolase activator EnvC family protein: MHLQTFAFRTGAALLVAAGLAACTTPQPPARPGVTIPPPVQQPQAMFIRPAAGSTIARFDGVRNKGLDIAGNLGDPIVASADGRVVYVGGELRSYGNMVIVKHNETFLTAYAHAQTILVKENAVVRQGQKIAEMGKSETDRVKLHFEIRKNGAAVDPEPYLSGRLQQ, encoded by the coding sequence ATGCACCTCCAGACTTTTGCCTTTCGCACCGGCGCCGCGCTTCTCGTGGCCGCCGGCCTTGCCGCCTGCACCACGCCACAGCCGCCCGCGCGGCCCGGCGTGACCATTCCGCCGCCCGTCCAGCAACCCCAGGCCATGTTCATCCGGCCCGCCGCCGGCAGCACCATTGCCCGCTTCGACGGCGTGCGCAACAAGGGGCTCGACATTGCCGGCAACCTGGGCGACCCCATCGTGGCCTCGGCCGACGGCCGCGTGGTGTACGTGGGCGGCGAGTTGCGCAGCTACGGCAACATGGTCATCGTCAAGCACAACGAGACCTTCCTGACCGCGTACGCCCATGCGCAGACCATCCTCGTGAAGGAAAACGCGGTGGTCCGGCAAGGCCAGAAGATCGCCGAAATGGGCAAGAGCGAGACCGACCGCGTGAAGCTGCATTTCGAGATTCGCAAGAACGGCGCCGCCGTCGATCCGGAGCCCTATCTGAGCGGCCGCCTGCAGCAGTAG
- a CDS encoding CreA family protein — protein MTKARRAPALLRCAFASGLALVGLALASAAHAETVGDVDTVFKLIGPDHKIVVEAYDDPKVSGVTCYVSRAKTGGLAGAFGVAEDKSEASIACRQVGPVSITQPLPKREEVYSERLSILFKRLRVVRMVDARRNTLVYLTYSDLLIEGSPKNSVTAVPIDRGTPIPLK, from the coding sequence ATGACAAAGGCACGCCGCGCCCCCGCCCTGCTCCGCTGCGCCTTCGCATCCGGCCTGGCGCTGGTGGGCCTGGCGCTGGCCTCGGCCGCGCACGCGGAAACGGTGGGCGACGTCGACACCGTGTTCAAGCTCATCGGCCCCGACCACAAGATCGTGGTCGAGGCCTACGACGACCCCAAGGTGAGCGGCGTGACCTGCTACGTCTCGCGTGCCAAGACGGGCGGGCTGGCCGGCGCCTTCGGCGTTGCGGAAGACAAGTCCGAAGCCTCCATTGCCTGCCGCCAGGTCGGGCCGGTCAGCATCACGCAGCCCCTGCCCAAGCGGGAAGAGGTCTACAGCGAGCGGCTGTCGATCCTGTTCAAGCGGCTGCGCGTGGTGCGCATGGTCGACGCCAGGCGCAACACGCTGGTCTATCTCACGTACTCCGACCTGCTGATCGAAGGTTCGCCGAAGAACAGCGTGACGGCGGTGCCCATCGACCGCGGCACGCCGATTCCGCTCAAGTAG
- a CDS encoding NUDIX hydrolase, whose protein sequence is MILRVPIKHCKNCGTAVVYRVPDDGDTKERAVCPACSTIHYENPLNVVGTIPVLGDKVLLCKRNIEPRWGKWTLPAGFMELGETAAQGAARETDEEAGAHYEIQGLFAVISVVRVGQVHLFYRARLLDDRFDPGHETIEARLFTEEEIPWEEIAFRTVREALEHFFEDRRRGSFDRVHELSIV, encoded by the coding sequence ATGATCCTGCGCGTACCCATCAAGCACTGCAAGAACTGCGGCACCGCAGTGGTCTACCGCGTCCCCGACGACGGCGACACCAAGGAGCGCGCCGTCTGCCCGGCCTGCAGCACCATCCACTACGAGAACCCGCTGAACGTGGTGGGCACCATCCCCGTGCTCGGCGACAAGGTGCTGCTGTGCAAGCGCAACATCGAGCCGCGCTGGGGCAAGTGGACGCTGCCCGCGGGCTTCATGGAGCTGGGCGAAACCGCCGCCCAGGGCGCGGCCCGCGAGACCGACGAAGAGGCCGGCGCCCACTACGAGATACAGGGCCTGTTCGCGGTGATCAGCGTGGTGCGCGTGGGCCAGGTGCACCTGTTCTACCGCGCCCGCCTGCTCGACGACCGCTTCGACCCCGGCCACGAGACCATCGAGGCCCGGCTTTTCACCGAGGAAGAAATTCCCTGGGAAGAGATCGCCTTTCGCACCGTGCGCGAGGCGCTGGAACATTTCTTCGAAGACCGGCGGCGCGGCAGCTTCGACCGCGTGCACGAACTCAGCATCGTTTGA
- a CDS encoding fumarylacetoacetate hydrolase family protein → MASAEFVFTPPATVSIPVVGQPARFPVHRIYCVGRNYEDHAKEMGFTGREPPFFFMKPADALVVVDAGQTGTMAYPTLTKNLHHEIELVVAIGTGGKNISAADAHKHIYGYAVGLDMTRRDLQNDMKKQGRPWDIGKGFEQSAPIGPIVPVAAAGDAENAEISLQVNGTDRQRSTVSKLIWNVAETIEHLSAAWELQPGDLIYSGTPEGVAAVVAGDTLVGEVAGLPKLTVKIA, encoded by the coding sequence ATGGCTTCCGCCGAGTTTGTTTTCACCCCGCCCGCGACCGTTTCGATCCCCGTGGTCGGCCAGCCGGCCCGTTTTCCGGTGCACCGCATCTACTGCGTGGGCCGCAACTATGAAGATCACGCCAAGGAAATGGGCTTCACCGGCCGCGAGCCGCCCTTCTTCTTCATGAAGCCGGCCGACGCGCTGGTGGTGGTCGATGCGGGCCAGACCGGCACCATGGCCTACCCCACGCTCACGAAGAACCTGCACCACGAGATCGAGCTCGTGGTGGCGATCGGCACCGGCGGCAAGAACATTTCGGCGGCCGATGCGCACAAGCACATCTACGGCTACGCGGTCGGCCTCGACATGACGCGGCGCGACCTGCAGAACGACATGAAGAAGCAGGGCCGCCCCTGGGACATCGGCAAGGGCTTCGAGCAGAGCGCGCCCATCGGCCCCATCGTGCCGGTGGCAGCGGCCGGCGACGCCGAGAACGCCGAGATCTCGCTGCAGGTGAACGGCACCGACCGCCAGCGCAGCACCGTGAGCAAGCTGATCTGGAACGTGGCCGAAACCATCGAACACCTGTCGGCCGCGTGGGAGCTTCAGCCCGGCGACCTGATCTACAGCGGCACGCCCGAAGGCGTGGCGGCGGTGGTGGCGGGCGACACGCTGGTGGGTGAAGTGGCGGGCCTGCCGAAGCTCACTGTCAAGATCGCGTGA
- the maiA gene encoding maleylacetoacetate isomerase: MKLYNYFRSSASFRVRIALNLKGLEFEYIPVHIARGEHRTGPYSAISADMLVPLLEDEGERLSQSMAIIEYLDETCPEPALLPHDPVGRAHVRALAQSIACEIHPLNNLRVLKYLVKELKLDDEAKNAWYRHWVRDGMLAFERQLAQHPGGRFCYGDTPTMADCCLVPQIFNGRRFDCDFSGLPRTMAAFEACMELDAFQRAQPSQAPDAEA; encoded by the coding sequence ATGAAGCTGTACAACTACTTCCGATCCTCTGCGTCGTTCCGCGTGCGCATTGCGCTCAACCTGAAGGGCCTGGAGTTCGAATACATCCCGGTGCATATTGCCCGCGGCGAGCATCGCACGGGGCCGTATTCGGCCATTTCGGCCGACATGCTGGTGCCGCTGCTCGAGGACGAGGGCGAGCGTCTTTCGCAGTCGATGGCCATCATCGAATACCTGGACGAAACCTGCCCCGAGCCGGCGCTGCTGCCGCACGATCCGGTGGGCCGCGCCCACGTGCGCGCGCTGGCGCAATCCATTGCCTGCGAGATCCACCCGCTGAACAACCTGCGCGTGCTCAAGTACCTGGTGAAGGAACTCAAGCTCGACGACGAGGCCAAGAACGCCTGGTACCGCCACTGGGTGCGCGACGGCATGCTGGCCTTCGAGCGCCAGCTCGCCCAGCATCCGGGCGGCAGGTTCTGCTACGGCGACACACCCACCATGGCCGACTGCTGCCTGGTGCCGCAGATCTTCAACGGCCGCCGCTTCGACTGCGACTTCAGCGGGCTGCCGCGCACCATGGCCGCTTTCGAGGCCTGCATGGAACTCGATGCCTTCCAGCGCGCCCAGCCCTCCCAGGCGCCCGACGCGGAAGCCTGA
- the pgeF gene encoding peptidoglycan editing factor PgeF, with amino-acid sequence MDAHWLVPEWPAPPNVRAVCTTREGGVSQGRYESLNLGDHVGDLAADVAENRRRLAQAIGARPIFLQQVHGTGLVALDAEPGIVGHGTPADACTATAVGMACTIMVADCLPVLFTDESGQRVAAAHAGWRGLAGGVLEAAARCFAAEPKAGPGHGASKVMAWLGPCIGPRAFEVGPEVKAAFEAHASEAAHCFQPAPAPGKWLADLPALARQRLRAAGVESVHGNDGSDGWCTVANPSRFFSHRRDGVSGRFAALVWKV; translated from the coding sequence ATGGACGCACACTGGCTCGTTCCAGAGTGGCCGGCGCCGCCGAACGTGCGGGCCGTGTGCACCACGCGGGAGGGCGGTGTTTCGCAGGGCCGCTACGAAAGCCTCAACCTGGGCGACCATGTGGGCGACCTGGCCGCGGACGTCGCCGAGAACCGCCGCCGCCTGGCGCAGGCGATCGGCGCGCGCCCCATTTTCCTGCAGCAGGTGCACGGCACCGGCCTCGTGGCGCTCGATGCCGAACCGGGCATCGTGGGCCACGGCACGCCGGCCGATGCCTGCACCGCCACGGCCGTCGGCATGGCCTGCACGATCATGGTCGCCGACTGCCTGCCCGTGCTCTTCACCGACGAATCGGGCCAGCGGGTGGCGGCTGCGCACGCCGGCTGGCGCGGCCTTGCCGGCGGCGTGCTGGAAGCGGCGGCCCGGTGCTTCGCGGCCGAGCCGAAGGCCGGGCCTGGGCACGGTGCCAGCAAGGTCATGGCCTGGCTCGGCCCCTGCATCGGTCCCAGGGCCTTCGAGGTCGGGCCCGAGGTCAAGGCTGCGTTCGAGGCGCATGCGAGCGAAGCCGCGCACTGCTTCCAGCCCGCGCCGGCACCCGGCAAGTGGCTGGCCGACCTGCCCGCGCTCGCGCGCCAGCGCCTCCGCGCGGCCGGCGTGGAGTCGGTGCATGGCAACGACGGCAGCGACGGCTGGTGCACCGTCGCCAACCCGTCACGGTTCTTTTCGCACCGGCGGGACGGCGTCAGCGGGCGTTTCGCCGCGCTGGTCTGGAAGGTCTGA
- the phaC gene encoding class I poly(R)-hydroxyalkanoic acid synthase, whose protein sequence is MKQQATGADAFAPFQQALSEGWAKALESLQQSAVQGASAFNGGGTPLWQLPPAAKMPDLPKVSIAPEKLQSIQQQYMAEATELWRRGLDARPEGDKRFAGEAWGSNPLAAFSAAVYLLNGRTLLGMAEAIDADEKTKARMRFAVEQWMAASSPSNSLAFNAEAQKKAIDTQGESIAKGIQNLLHDVRQGHLSMTDESAFEVGRNVATTEGAVVFENEFFQLLEYKPLTAKVYERPFLLVPPCINKFYILDLQPENSLIRYANEQGHRVFVVSWRNPDESLANATWDDYIENAAIKAIHLVQEISGSKQINALGFCVGGTILSTALAVLAARGEKPAASVTLLTTFLDFSDTGILDIFVDEAMVAYREMQLGKGGLLPGMDLASTFSFLRPNDLVWNYVVGNYLKGETPPPFDLLYWNSDATNLPGPFYTWYLRNTYHENKLAKPNALTVCGEKIDLGRIDIPAYIYGSREDHIVPIGGAYASTQLLPGRKRFVMGASGHIAGVINPPAKKKRSHWIREDGKFPKTQAEWLAGAAEHPGSWWTDWAQWLKGHAGKQIPAPKTYGNGKAYKAIEPAPGRYVKARA, encoded by the coding sequence ATGAAGCAACAAGCCACGGGGGCCGATGCGTTCGCGCCCTTCCAGCAGGCTCTTTCAGAGGGATGGGCCAAGGCGCTGGAATCGCTCCAGCAATCCGCCGTGCAGGGGGCTTCGGCCTTCAACGGGGGCGGCACGCCGCTGTGGCAATTGCCGCCGGCGGCGAAGATGCCCGACCTGCCGAAGGTATCCATCGCGCCCGAGAAGCTGCAATCCATCCAGCAGCAGTACATGGCCGAAGCCACCGAGCTCTGGCGCCGCGGCCTGGACGCCAGGCCCGAAGGCGACAAGCGCTTTGCGGGCGAAGCCTGGGGCAGCAATCCGCTCGCGGCCTTCTCCGCGGCCGTCTACCTGCTCAACGGCCGCACCCTGCTCGGCATGGCCGAGGCCATCGATGCCGACGAAAAGACCAAGGCGCGCATGCGCTTTGCGGTCGAGCAATGGATGGCGGCCTCGTCGCCCAGCAATTCGCTCGCCTTCAACGCCGAAGCGCAGAAGAAAGCCATCGACACGCAGGGCGAGAGCATTGCCAAGGGCATCCAGAACCTGCTGCACGACGTCAGGCAGGGCCACCTCAGCATGACCGACGAGAGCGCCTTCGAAGTGGGGCGCAACGTCGCCACCACGGAGGGCGCCGTGGTGTTCGAGAACGAGTTTTTCCAGTTGCTCGAATACAAGCCGCTCACGGCCAAGGTCTACGAACGGCCGTTCCTGCTGGTGCCGCCGTGCATCAACAAGTTCTACATCCTCGACCTGCAGCCCGAGAACTCGCTGATCCGCTATGCGAACGAGCAGGGCCACCGCGTGTTCGTGGTGAGCTGGCGCAACCCCGACGAGTCGCTGGCCAACGCCACCTGGGACGACTACATCGAGAACGCCGCCATCAAGGCGATCCACCTGGTGCAGGAGATCAGCGGGAGCAAGCAGATCAACGCGCTGGGCTTCTGCGTGGGCGGCACCATCCTGAGCACCGCGCTGGCCGTGCTCGCGGCGCGCGGCGAAAAGCCGGCCGCCTCGGTCACGCTGCTCACCACCTTTCTCGACTTCAGCGACACCGGCATCCTCGACATCTTCGTGGACGAGGCGATGGTCGCGTACCGCGAAATGCAGCTGGGCAAGGGCGGCCTGCTGCCCGGCATGGACCTGGCATCGACCTTCAGCTTCCTGCGCCCCAACGACCTGGTGTGGAACTACGTGGTCGGCAACTACCTGAAGGGCGAAACCCCGCCGCCCTTCGACCTGCTCTACTGGAACAGTGACGCCACCAACCTGCCGGGCCCGTTCTATACCTGGTACCTGCGCAACACGTACCACGAGAACAAGCTCGCAAAGCCCAATGCGCTCACGGTGTGCGGCGAGAAGATCGACCTCGGCAGGATCGACATCCCGGCCTACATCTACGGCTCGCGCGAAGACCACATCGTGCCCATCGGCGGCGCGTACGCGTCCACGCAGCTGCTGCCGGGCAGGAAGCGCTTCGTCATGGGGGCCTCCGGCCACATCGCGGGCGTGATCAATCCGCCGGCCAAGAAAAAGCGCAGCCACTGGATCCGCGAAGACGGCAAGTTCCCGAAGACCCAGGCCGAATGGCTGGCCGGCGCGGCCGAGCACCCCGGCAGCTGGTGGACCGACTGGGCACAATGGCTCAAGGGCCATGCGGGCAAGCAGATCCCCGCGCCCAAGACCTACGGCAACGGCAAGGCCTACAAGGCCATCGAACCGGCGCCCGGACGCTACGTCAAGGCAAGAGCCTGA
- a CDS encoding acetyl-CoA C-acetyltransferase, whose amino-acid sequence MEDIVIVSAARTAVGKFGGSLAGIPATELGALVIKEVIARANLTAEQVGEAIMGQVLAAGAGQNPARQAWLKSGGTKETPALTINAVCGSGLKAVMLAAQAVATGDSEIVIAGGQENMSMAPHVLPNSRNGQRMGDWKLVDTMIVDGLWDVYNQYHMGITAENVAKKFGIDRAAQDELALGSQTKAAAAQDAGKFKDEIVGVSIPQKKGDPIVFNQDEFINRKTSADVLAGLRPAFDKAGGVTAGNASGLNDGAAAVMVMTAKKAAALGLKPLGRIASYATAGLDPAIMGMGPVPASTKALQRAGWKAADLDLLEINEAFAAQACAVNKEMGWDVNKVNVNGGAIAIGHPIGASGCRILVTLLHEMQRQNAKKGIASLCIGGGMGVALTIER is encoded by the coding sequence ATGGAAGACATCGTCATCGTTTCGGCTGCACGCACGGCGGTCGGCAAGTTCGGCGGCTCGCTCGCCGGTATCCCTGCCACCGAACTGGGCGCCCTCGTGATCAAGGAAGTGATTGCGCGCGCGAATCTCACGGCCGAGCAGGTCGGCGAGGCGATCATGGGCCAGGTGCTGGCGGCAGGTGCCGGCCAGAACCCCGCGCGCCAGGCGTGGCTCAAGAGCGGCGGCACCAAGGAAACGCCGGCACTCACCATCAACGCCGTCTGCGGCTCGGGCCTGAAGGCCGTGATGCTCGCGGCACAGGCCGTGGCCACGGGCGACAGCGAGATCGTCATTGCCGGCGGGCAGGAGAACATGAGCATGGCGCCGCACGTGCTGCCCAACTCGCGCAACGGCCAGCGCATGGGCGACTGGAAGCTGGTCGACACCATGATCGTCGACGGCCTGTGGGACGTCTACAACCAGTACCACATGGGCATCACGGCCGAGAACGTGGCCAAGAAGTTCGGCATCGACCGCGCCGCGCAGGACGAGCTCGCGCTCGGCAGCCAGACCAAGGCGGCGGCCGCACAGGATGCCGGCAAGTTCAAGGACGAGATCGTCGGCGTGAGCATTCCGCAGAAGAAGGGCGACCCCATCGTCTTCAACCAGGACGAGTTCATCAACCGCAAGACCAGCGCCGACGTGCTGGCCGGCCTGCGCCCCGCCTTCGACAAGGCGGGCGGCGTGACCGCGGGCAATGCCTCGGGCCTGAACGATGGCGCTGCCGCCGTGATGGTGATGACGGCCAAGAAGGCCGCCGCGCTCGGCCTCAAGCCGCTGGGGCGCATCGCCAGCTACGCCACTGCCGGCCTCGACCCGGCCATCATGGGCATGGGCCCGGTGCCCGCGTCGACCAAGGCGCTGCAGCGCGCCGGCTGGAAGGCTGCCGACCTCGACCTGCTCGAGATCAACGAAGCCTTTGCGGCGCAGGCCTGCGCCGTGAACAAGGAAATGGGCTGGGACGTGAACAAGGTCAACGTGAACGGCGGCGCCATTGCCATCGGCCACCCGATCGGCGCGTCGGGCTGCCGCATCCTGGTGACGCTGCTGCACGAAATGCAGCGCCAGAACGCGAAGAAGGGCATTGCCTCGCTGTGCATCGGCGGCGGCATGGGCGTGGCGCTGACCATCGAGCGATAG
- a CDS encoding LysR family transcriptional regulator encodes MLFDLTDLRLFVATAELGNLTRAAERQHLSLAAASARIKALETQAGLQLLQREARGVRLLPPGEAFLHHARLVLHQTEQLRADLLEYGGGLRGHLRVFANTTAVTDFLPEILPGFLARNPRINVDLQEKPNAQIPRGVLDGRADIGIVAGRVDTLGLEAIHFSTDRLVLVTSRKHRFAKRRRISFAETLDEDAIGMQQGSTLQTFLAQITDNLGKRQKLRIQLGSFDAMCRMIGSGVGIGVVPESAARRNQESMQLALIDLSDAWCVRERYLLVRDRAALPIYAQALVETLCLHYAGQQAAID; translated from the coding sequence ATGCTTTTCGACCTGACCGACCTGCGCCTCTTCGTTGCCACGGCCGAGCTCGGCAATCTCACGCGGGCGGCCGAGCGGCAGCATCTGTCGCTTGCGGCGGCCAGTGCGCGCATCAAGGCGCTCGAAACCCAGGCCGGACTGCAGCTGCTGCAGCGGGAGGCACGCGGCGTTCGCCTGCTACCGCCGGGAGAAGCCTTCCTGCACCACGCGCGCCTGGTGCTGCACCAGACCGAGCAGTTGCGTGCCGACCTGCTCGAATACGGCGGCGGGCTGCGCGGCCATCTGCGCGTGTTCGCCAACACCACGGCGGTGACCGATTTCCTGCCCGAAATATTGCCGGGCTTCCTCGCGCGCAACCCGCGCATCAACGTCGACCTTCAGGAAAAACCGAATGCTCAGATCCCGCGCGGCGTGCTCGACGGCCGCGCCGACATCGGCATCGTCGCGGGCCGGGTCGACACGCTGGGCCTGGAAGCCATCCACTTCAGCACCGACCGGCTGGTGCTCGTCACCTCGCGCAAGCACCGCTTTGCGAAGCGCCGCAGGATTTCATTCGCGGAAACGCTGGACGAAGACGCGATCGGCATGCAGCAAGGCAGCACCCTGCAGACCTTTCTCGCGCAGATCACCGACAACCTCGGCAAGCGGCAGAAGCTGCGCATCCAGCTCGGCAGCTTCGACGCCATGTGCCGGATGATCGGCAGCGGCGTGGGCATCGGCGTGGTGCCGGAATCGGCCGCGCGGCGCAACCAGGAAAGCATGCAGCTCGCGCTGATCGATCTCAGCGATGCGTGGTGCGTGCGGGAGCGCTACCTGCTGGTACGCGACCGGGCTGCGCTGCCCATCTACGCGCAGGCGCTGGTCGAGACGCTGTGCCTGCACTACGCCGGGCAGCAGGCTGCCATCGATTGA